One part of the Diadema setosum chromosome 6, eeDiaSeto1, whole genome shotgun sequence genome encodes these proteins:
- the LOC140230197 gene encoding uncharacterized protein, protein MVINLSSYELIQEEKETLQLGLSYCPPQPLDGIRLCQDTADFNRRIKLREFFSDNDNNANKQPNKLHKPSTAKVKWTPPPGRNSHIDAFTSNVQRHLNNFLRDVRQPELSKTDKIRRESIKSLKNNNEIIIKPADKGGAVVIQNFQDYHSEAVRQLSDNNYYEPLSEDPTDKFREKATECVKHLTGNNISLPEKTRVSQFYLLPKVHKLPKMVTSVTKQEAASSDSIIAAAKQHAIIPPGRPIVSSVGSLTEPMSQFVDEKLQPFLPRIKSYIKDTTDFLQKIESVQVAPGSTLVTMDVQSLYTNIPHEDGVQAIRRFLRDHANEDEAVDADALAQMTEFILKHNFFQFDDKYYLQKKGTAMGTKMAPAYANIFMATLEEEFLSSYPQKPTVYVRYIDDIFIIWDHSIEELAAFHQAFNSCNQSIKFTMESSQEKVHFLDVLVSIDQDNQTLQTSVYRKPTDSFSYLRFDSFHPHHIKQSIVYSQMLRFRRIISDEDMFDREVLTLGRQFLKRGYPPKMIRNAIRRVKGKSRRVLLNKTNLEENKARLPFVTTYHPATTSFVKQVRQEWPTLALDPELGKLVGDQPLHAQRQPPNLRKLLVSTKLPAPLPPSGYAVSVGKQVEDPPADAGEVSAFPGGRRL, encoded by the exons ATGGTTATCAATCTGTCGTCCTACGAGCTGATACAGGAAGAGAAGGAGACTCTACAACTTGGCCTGTCGTACTGCCCACCTCAACCCCTTGATGGCATTCGGCTATGTCAAGATACGGCAGATTTCAACCGACGAATCAAGCTGCGAGAGTTCTTCTCTGACAACGACAACAACGCTAACAAGCAGCCGAACAAGCTACACAAACCATCTACAGCCAAAGTTAAGTGGACTCCGCCGCCGGGAAGAAACTCCCACATCGACGCTTTCACTTCTAACGTCCAGCGTCATCTTAACAACTTTCTCCGTGACGTCCGGCAACCAGAGCTCAGTAAAACCGACAAGATAAGACGTGAGTCTATAAAATCACTCAAGAACAATAATGAGATTATTATCAAGCCCGCCGATAAAGGTGGCGCTGTGGTAATTCAGAACTTTCAGGATTACCATTCTGAGGCAGTGCGACAGTTGTCAGATAATAATTACTATGAACCTCTGTCAGAGGACCCCACTGATAAATTTCGTGAGAAGGCTACGGAATGTGTTAAGCATTTGACAGGCAATAACATATCTCTTCCTGAGAAGACTAGGGTTAGTCAATTTTACCTCTTACCTAAAGTACACAAGCTTCCTAAGATGGTGACGAGTGTAACTAAACAGGAAGCAGCAAGTTCCGATTCTATCATTGCAGCAGCCAAACAACATGCGATAATCCCACCAGGCAGACCCATTGTGTCCAGTGTCGGTTCCCTTACTGAACCAATGTCTCAATTTGTTGACGAGAAACTTCAACCATTTTTACCGAGAATCAAGAGTTACATCAAAGACACGACGGACTTCTTACAAAAGATAGAATCGGTTCAAGTTGCCCCTGGTTCGACACTCGTCACCATGGATGTTCAAAGTCTGTATACTAACATCCCACATGAGGACGGTGTACAAGCAATACGCCGCTTCCTCCGTGACCATGCTAATGAGGACGAGGCTGTAGATGCAGACGCATTGGCTCAAATGACAGAATTCATTCTGAAACACAACTTTTTCCAGTTTGACGACAAGTATTATCTACAGAAAAAGGGCACTGCCATGGGAACTAAGATGGCACCGGCGTACGCCAACATTTTCATGGCTACCCTGGAGGAGGAATTTCTGTCAAGCTATCCTCAGAAACCTACGGTATATGTTCGTTACATTGATGACATATTTATAATTTGGGATCACTCTATTGAAGAACTGGCTGCTTTCCACCAGGCATTCAATTCATGCAATCAAAGCATCAAATTCACAATGGAAAGTTCACAGGAGAAGGTCCATTTCCTGGACGTATTGGTGTCGATAGACCAGGACAACCAAACGCTACAAACATCCGTGTACCGTAAACCCACCGACTCTTTCTCATATTTGAGATTTGACTCATTTCACCCACACCACATCAAACAATCGATTGTTTATAGTCAGATGCTTCGCTTCCGCCGAATCATCTCGGACGAGGATATGTTTGACAGAGAGGTCCTTACACTTGGTAGACAATTCCTCAAACGAGGATATCCTCCAAAAATGATCAGGAATGCAATTCGTAGAGTAAAAGGGAAATCCCGAAGAGTTCTCCTCAACAAAACTAATTTGGAGGAAAACAAGGCACGCCTTCCATTCGTGACCACTTACCACCCTGCTACCACATCTTTCGTGAAACAAGTCAGACAAGAATGGCCTACACTGGCACTCGACCCCGAGTTAGGGAAACTTGTTGGAGATCAACCTCTGCACGCCCAGCGTCAGCCCCCAAATCTCAGAAAATTGCTTGTAAGTACCAAACTCCCAGCACCTTTACCACCGAGTG GTTACGCCGTTTCCGTCGGCAAGCAGGTAGAGGACCCGCCCGCCGACGCCGGTGAAGTCTCGGCCTTTCCCGGGGGCAGGCGCCTCTAG